A genome region from Gadus macrocephalus chromosome 15, ASM3116895v1 includes the following:
- the six2a gene encoding homeobox protein SIX2a — MSMLPTFGFTQEQVACVCEVLQQGGNIERLGRFLWSLPACEHLHKNESVLKAKAVVAFHRGNFRELYKILESHQFSPHNHPKLQQLWLKAHYIEAEKLRGRPLGAVGKYRVRRKFPLPRSIWDGEETSYCFKEKSRSVLREWYTHNPYPSPREKRELAEATGLTTTQVSNWFKNRRQRDRAAEAKERENNENSNSNSHNPLTSSMNGNKTILGSSDDDKTPSGTPDHTSSSPAMLLSSGLPSLHGLAPPPGPSAIPVPGPDSNHHHHHHHHHHSLHHDTILNSMSSNLVDLGS, encoded by the exons ATGTCCATGCTCCCGACGTTTGGTTTCACGCAGGAACAAGTGGCGTGCGTTTGCGAGGTCCTGCAGCAAGGCGGGAACATTGAGAGGCTGGGTCGGTTTCTCTGGTCGCTCCCCGCCTGCGAACACCTCCACAAGAACGAGAGCGTGCTCAAGGCGAAGGCCGTGGTCGCCTTCCACAGGGGCAACTTCCGTGAGCTCTACAAGATCCTGGAGAGCCACCAATTTTCTCCGCACAACCACCCCAAGCTGCAGCAGCTGTGGCTGAAGGCGCACTACATCGAAGCGGAGAAGCTGCGGGGCCGGCCCCTCGGCGCAGTGGGGAAGTACCGCGTCCGCAGAAAGTTCCCCCTGCCGCGCTCCATCTGGGACGGCGAGGAGACCAGCTACTGCTTCAAGGAGAAGAGCCGGAGCGTGCTGCGAGAGTGGTACACGCACAACCCCTACCCGTCTCCACGGGAGAAGCGGGAGCTGGCCGAGGCCACGGGACTCACGACCACTCAGGTCAGCAACTGGTTTAAGAACCGGAGGCAGAGGGACCGCGCGGCAGAGGCCAAAGAGAG AGAAAACAATGAGAACTCGAACTCCAACAGTCACAACCCATTGACTTCTTCCATGAATGGAAATAAAACTATTTTGGGGAGTTCTGACGACGATAAAACCCCGTCCGGTACACCGGATCATACATCCTCAAGCCCCGCCATGCTGCTCAGCTCCGGGTTACCGTCTCTGCACGGCCTGGCCCCCCCGCCGGGTCCCAGCGCCATCCCGGTGCCCGGCCCGGACTcaaaccaccatcaccaccatcaccaccaccaccactctttGCACCACGATACCATACTAAACTCTATGTCTTCAAATCTGGTGGACCTTGGCTCTTAA